Below is a window of Variovorax sp. TBS-050B DNA.
ATGCGCGCCACATGCGCGGCGAGCGAACGCGCGGCCACCGGCCACAGGCGTTCGGGGACGTCGTCGTAGGCGAGCGGCAGCCAGTCGTCGGGCGTGCCCTCGGGCAGCTTCTTCATCGCGAGCGCGATCTTGGCCTCGCGCTTCAGGCGGTGCGCCTTGAGCTGCGCGATCGCGGTGCGCGCGCTGCCGATCACGTAGCCGTGCGCGGGCAGGATGAAGTCGATGCCTTCGGCCGCGCAGACCGCGTCGAGCCGGTCGAGCGAATCGAGGTAGGCATTCATGTCGCCGTCGGGCGGATCGACCACCGTGGTGCTGCCGTTGAGGATGTGGTCGCCCGAGAACAGCAGCCCGTCTTCCTCGAGCACCAGGCAGAGGTGGTTGGCCGCATGGCCGGGCGTGTGGATCGCGCGCAGCGTGTGCGTGACGGCCTCGCCGCCCGGTGTGCTGCCCGAGAGCGCCAGGCGCTCGCCGTCGCGCAGCTCGCGCTCGGCCACGAAGCGCGCCGAGGCGCGGGCCGTGGCCGCCGACGAGAGCCCGAGGATCGGCGGCTTCGTCGCAGTGCAGAGCGCCTGCAGCGGCGCCGCGGCGGGCGAATGGTCGGCATGCGAATGGGTGCACACGATCATGCGCACGTCGCCCTGCGTGGCGCGCCACAGCCGCTGGATGTGCGCGGCGTCGTCCGGGCCCGGGTCGATCACGATGTAGCCCGTGGCCGCGTCGCCGACGATGTAGCTGTTGGTGCCCGGCCCGGTCATGGCGCTCGGATTGGGGGCGGTGAGGCGCTGCACGTTGCGCAGCAGCGGCACGGCGCGCTCGGTCTGCCAGTCGAGCGCATGCAGCAGCTGGCCGTCGGGGCACACGAGCGCGAGTTCGCCGTAGGGCGCTTCGCCTTCCATGTAGCGCGCGTCCTGCCCGCGCAGCAGCCCG
It encodes the following:
- a CDS encoding MBL fold metallo-hydrolase, giving the protein MVRPTQQLHPRREPVPVRAAATVLLLRDSEAGIEVLMTRRSATASFAPGAYVFPGGQIDAADALAAARLASRRPTQDELQLTQAVAAIREGFEELGVLLARHADGRFANAEDIAALDRSPDAPVAFAEQCAARGLALACDQVFTLAHWITDRDLPKRFDVPFLVARMPEGQVPTADESEQFEPCWVRPADALARHDAGSFFMIFPTVRTLQRLAAYASVDAVLAACAARDGVERPLWTSCPRAGLLRGQDARYMEGEAPYGELALVCPDGQLLHALDWQTERAVPLLRNVQRLTAPNPSAMTGPGTNSYIVGDAATGYIVIDPGPDDAAHIQRLWRATQGDVRMIVCTHSHADHSPAAAPLQALCTATKPPILGLSSAATARASARFVAERELRDGERLALSGSTPGGEAVTHTLRAIHTPGHAANHLCLVLEEDGLLFSGDHILNGSTTVVDPPDGDMNAYLDSLDRLDAVCAAEGIDFILPAHGYVIGSARTAIAQLKAHRLKREAKIALAMKKLPEGTPDDWLPLAYDDVPERLWPVAARSLAAHVARIRQLASAAP